The following nucleotide sequence is from Alteromonas sp. V450.
AAGCAGAGCTTTACCTATTTGGTAACTACGGTAAGCGTACCGTAACAGGTGGTTTCTTCTACCGTAACCCGGTAACGGAAGGTAGCCAGCGCGGCGGTGTATACCGTGGCCCACTTGTTGATCCTCTTACAGGTTTAGCCGACCCAGACGGTGTGCACTCAGTACTTGTTGGTGACCTAGACGGTGTGGGCGTAGGTGGTAGCTGTATTGACGGTATTCCAATTGGCGGTGAAGGTAACGTATTCCCAGATCCAACGTTTTTGGCGCAAGTACAGGCCGACGATAACTGTTTCTCATTTATTGAAACTATCCCAACGGGCTTTGTACCTCGCTTCGGTGGTGATAACGAAGACATGGCGTTTACTGTAGGTGTGCGCGGCGACTTAGATGTGGGTAACGGCTTAGGTTACGACTTCAGTGCACAGCGTGGCTCAAACCGTACTGACTTCTTTATTAAAAACACCATTAACGCGTCATTAGGCCCAGATACGCCACGTGACTTTGTGCCTGGCGGCCAAGAGCAAACCGAAACACTGGTTAATCTTAATTTTGTATATGGTGTTGATGTTGGCCTAGCGTCTGACTTGAACGTTGCATTTGGCGCTGAGTACCGCAAAGAAGAATTCGACTTGTTTGCTGGTGATGAAGCGTCTTACGCGTTAGGTCCGTTGGCTAGCCAAGGCTTCTCGTCAAGTTCGAACGGGTTTGGCGGCTTCCCGCGCGACACTAGCGCGTCGCAAGACAGTACCGCGTTTTATATCGACCTAGAGGCAGACGTTACAGAGCAACTAACCCTGCAAGCTGCGGTACGTCGTGAAGACTTCAGTGAATTTGGCGACACTACCGACTTTAAAATTGCCGGTATATTCCACGTTACTGACGATTTCCGCTTACGCGGTGCCTATTCAACGGGTTTCCACGCGCCTACGGCGGGTCAGGCTAGTATCACTAACGTAACCACGCAAAACGTAAACGGTGTATTGATTGACCAAGGTACGCTGCCGCTGTCGTCAGCTGCGGGTCAACTAGCGGCCGACTTTATTGAAAGCCAAGGTAACGGTCGCCCCGACCTAGGTCCTGAGGAAGCGGTTAACTTCTCGTTTGGTGCTTCAATTGATATTGCAGACATGAGCTGGACTATCGATTTTTACAATATCGAAATGGAAGATCGCGTAGCGCTAGGTGCCAATGTAAACTTCCTAGATGCACTTAACTTTGCGGGTGGCGGCACAAACTACGCCACTGTGTCTGAGGCGCTTACCGAACTTGACGCATCAGGTATTATCGACCGTCAAAACTTTATTGGCTTAGACGACCTGTCGCAGTTCCGCTTCTTCTCGAACAGCTTCGACACCACTACACGCGGTATTGATATTGTAGGTAACTACAGCTTCGATTTGTGGGAAGGTAATTCACGCATAACGCTAGCGGCAAACTACAACGAAACTGAAGTAGACGATGTAGGTACGCTAAACCCTATTGGTGATGGTCGCGTTGCTGCTATTGAAGACTTGCTGCCTAACTTGCGCGGTAATATTTCATGGACACACACCCAAGGCGCAT
It contains:
- a CDS encoding TonB-dependent siderophore receptor → MDNSNFPKGKKLNRITSAIIASSLPLFAAMTAPTFAQEAEEKAEDFENIIVTGTRMSNRSAADSPVPVDVITGEEFRQNSSSDVQDMLRTNVPSFDVNTQPISDAATIVRPANMRGLSPDNVLVLVNGKRRHRGSIISFLGGGISDGAQGVDISAIPSLALKQVEVLRDGASSQYGSDAIAGVLNFLLRDNDEGFEFRANYGSTYEGDGDNYTISANAGFSLGADGFVNITGEIRDVEGTVRSVVRNDVQGMVDAGYLTQSDFSTINTYTNEVPQYWGQPDVEDDYKVFINSAYELNDKAELYLFGNYGKRTVTGGFFYRNPVTEGSQRGGVYRGPLVDPLTGLADPDGVHSVLVGDLDGVGVGGSCIDGIPIGGEGNVFPDPTFLAQVQADDNCFSFIETIPTGFVPRFGGDNEDMAFTVGVRGDLDVGNGLGYDFSAQRGSNRTDFFIKNTINASLGPDTPRDFVPGGQEQTETLVNLNFVYGVDVGLASDLNVAFGAEYRKEEFDLFAGDEASYALGPLASQGFSSSSNGFGGFPRDTSASQDSTAFYIDLEADVTEQLTLQAAVRREDFSEFGDTTDFKIAGIFHVTDDFRLRGAYSTGFHAPTAGQASITNVTTQNVNGVLIDQGTLPLSSAAGQLAADFIESQGNGRPDLGPEEAVNFSFGASIDIADMSWTIDFYNIEMEDRVALGANVNFLDALNFAGGGTNYATVSEALTELDASGIIDRQNFIGLDDLSQFRFFSNSFDTTTRGIDIVGNYSFDLWEGNSRITLAANYNETEVDDVGTLNPIGDGRVAAIEDLLPNLRGNISWTHTQGALRTLVRANYYGGWDDTGNGVNGIDAAVLIDVEAKYSYSENLDLVIGVNNLFDEYPEENPSAGSLGQLYSEASPFGFNGGMWYVQARYTY